In Gemmobacter sp. 24YEA27, a genomic segment contains:
- a CDS encoding glutaminase, protein MDKLQDILNEITATLASREERGHPADYIPPLAHVSPKHFGIAVALNEGGLFTAGEADLPFSIQSISKVFTLTLALGMYGDALWRRVGREPSGSAFNSIVLLEQEKGIPRNPFINPGALVVADALLAHARAPRETIGEILRFLRFISDDDTISADPAVARAEKATGFRNAALANYLHSWGNLTNPPDHVLGVYFHHCAVTMSCAQLARAGGIWPMAVRIR, encoded by the coding sequence ATGGACAAGCTGCAAGATATCCTGAACGAGATCACTGCCACGCTCGCGAGCCGCGAAGAGCGCGGCCATCCCGCCGATTACATCCCGCCGCTGGCCCATGTCAGCCCGAAGCATTTCGGCATCGCAGTCGCGCTGAATGAGGGCGGGCTTTTCACGGCAGGCGAGGCGGATCTGCCTTTCTCCATCCAGTCGATCTCCAAGGTTTTCACCCTGACACTGGCGCTTGGGATGTATGGCGACGCGCTCTGGCGCCGTGTCGGGCGCGAACCTTCGGGAAGCGCCTTCAATTCCATCGTGCTGCTGGAACAGGAAAAGGGCATCCCGCGCAACCCGTTCATCAATCCGGGCGCGCTGGTGGTGGCGGATGCGCTGCTGGCGCATGCCCGGGCGCCGCGTGAGACGATTGGCGAGATCCTGCGGTTTTTGCGTTTCATCTCGGATGATGACACGATCAGCGCCGATCCGGCGGTGGCGCGCGCCGAAAAGGCGACCGGTTTTCGCAATGCGGCGCTCGCGAATTACCTGCATTCCTGGGGCAATCTGACCAACCCGCCGGACCATGTGCTGGGCGTCTATTTCCACCATTGCGCGGTCACCATGAGCTGCGCGCAACTGGCCCGCGCCGGGGGTATCTGGCCAATGGCGGTAAGAATCCGGTGA
- a CDS encoding sulfotransferase, producing the protein MAGAFILGSARCGSTLVSDLIRLHPELLSLSEVFATAGARAFPPGQLSALDFWRGLAEPTRIGALAGNPLRAPREFLYGRQQGNRHDPFRCPPLLQVALPHLTDAPDDLFDQLAAEVAAHPRQSVTDHYRQLFGAMAMARNRRLWVERSGGSLVATRTLARLFPEARLVLLTRSGPETVLSMSDYPATRLAARMWQRMRRLGIDLLDPDSHYGRGRIWRVLQALSIAMPVTPMLDRSADPLLLARFWSAMMIRGAQALATLPRARWHHLSYEALIATPEPELAALALYLGVSAPAGWLREAGALPVSRPSRADRLAPLRGRVLSRPAPRAMLRLPP; encoded by the coding sequence ATGGCGGGGGCTTTCATCCTTGGATCTGCGCGCTGCGGGTCGACGCTGGTTTCGGATCTGATCCGGCTGCATCCCGAACTTCTCAGCCTCTCGGAGGTGTTTGCCACTGCCGGCGCGCGGGCCTTCCCGCCCGGTCAGCTTTCGGCGCTAGACTTCTGGCGCGGCCTCGCGGAGCCAACCCGGATCGGCGCGCTGGCCGGCAATCCGCTGCGGGCGCCGCGCGAGTTTCTCTATGGGCGCCAGCAGGGCAACCGCCATGACCCGTTTCGCTGCCCGCCGCTCCTCCAGGTCGCGCTGCCGCATCTGACTGACGCGCCCGACGACCTTTTCGACCAGCTGGCGGCGGAGGTTGCGGCTCATCCCCGGCAAAGCGTTACGGATCACTACCGCCAGCTGTTTGGCGCGATGGCCATGGCCCGCAATCGCCGGCTCTGGGTCGAACGCTCGGGTGGCTCGCTGGTGGCGACGCGGACGCTGGCGCGCCTGTTTCCCGAGGCGCGCCTTGTCCTGCTGACGCGGAGCGGCCCGGAAACCGTGCTCTCGATGAGCGATTACCCCGCCACCAGGCTGGCCGCGCGGATGTGGCAGCGGATGCGGCGCCTTGGCATCGACCTTCTTGACCCTGACAGCCATTACGGGCGCGGGCGGATCTGGCGGGTCCTGCAGGCGCTGAGCATTGCGATGCCGGTCACGCCGATGCTGGATCGGTCCGCCGATCCGCTGCTGCTGGCGCGGTTCTGGTCGGCCATGATGATCCGGGGGGCGCAAGCGCTTGCGACCCTGCCACGGGCGCGCTGGCATCACCTTTCCTATGAGGCGCTGATCGCGACACCAGAGCCCGAACTGGCGGCGCTGGCCTTGTATCTGGGCGTATCGGCCCCGGCGGGCTGGCTGCGGGAGGCCGGCGCCCTGCCGGTGTCGCGCCCGTCTCGCGCGGACCGGCTTGCCCCGCTGAGAGGGCGCGTCTTATCGCGGCCTGCGCCCCGGGCGATGCTGCGCTTGCCGCCCTGA
- a CDS encoding 3-oxoacyl-[acyl-carrier-protein] synthase III C-terminal domain-containing protein has translation MYLPQQRLASSAIDQRFGWAAGTTERRYGLAARHIAGPEESTSMMATEAARQALEVAGIRAGDLDLILGACGVMEQAIPSTATLVQARLGLGKSGIPSYDVNATCLSFVQALDLAAMRIAAGRARRVLVFSADIASVGLDWSEPDTAAIFGDGAAAVVLGADAGEGVLASRFETYSEGRAACVLEGGGTRYGGTRDPELLDRTNVFHMDGQTAFRIAARYLPRFLRALMDEAGVGYNDLACIVPHQASGPALDHGLERLGIPPDKVIRTFGQLGNQIAASIPNALHHAITSGRLQRGELALLIGTSAGLSLGGMVVRC, from the coding sequence ATGTATCTGCCGCAACAGCGCCTTGCCTCATCCGCGATTGACCAGCGGTTCGGCTGGGCTGCGGGCACCACCGAACGCCGCTATGGGCTTGCCGCCCGCCATATTGCCGGGCCCGAGGAAAGCACATCGATGATGGCGACCGAAGCGGCGCGCCAGGCGCTTGAGGTGGCCGGGATCCGCGCGGGCGATCTCGATCTGATCCTTGGCGCCTGCGGGGTGATGGAACAGGCGATCCCTTCGACCGCGACGCTGGTGCAGGCCCGGCTTGGGCTGGGGAAATCGGGTATTCCTTCTTACGACGTGAATGCGACCTGTCTGAGTTTCGTGCAGGCGCTGGATCTGGCCGCGATGCGAATAGCCGCCGGGCGGGCGCGCCGGGTGCTGGTGTTTTCCGCCGATATCGCCTCGGTCGGGCTGGACTGGTCCGAACCCGATACGGCGGCGATCTTCGGCGATGGCGCGGCGGCGGTGGTTCTGGGCGCAGATGCGGGCGAAGGCGTGCTGGCAAGCCGGTTTGAAACCTATTCCGAAGGCCGGGCCGCCTGTGTGCTTGAAGGCGGCGGCACCCGTTACGGCGGCACCCGCGATCCGGAACTGCTCGACCGCACCAATGTGTTTCATATGGATGGGCAGACCGCCTTCCGCATCGCGGCGCGCTATCTGCCGCGTTTCCTCCGGGCGCTCATGGACGAGGCGGGTGTCGGCTACAACGATCTGGCCTGTATCGTGCCGCATCAGGCCTCTGGCCCGGCGCTGGATCACGGGCTGGAGCGGCTGGGGATACCGCCCGATAAGGTGATCCGGACCTTCGGGCAGCTGGGCAATCAGATCGCGGCCTCGATCCCGAATGCCCTGCATCACGCGATCACCTCGGGGCGCCTGCAGCGCGGCGAACTTGCCCTGCTGATCGGCACCTCGGCGGGGCTGTCGCTGGGTGGCATGGTGGTGCGCTGCTGA
- a CDS encoding NAD-dependent epimerase/dehydratase family protein — protein sequence MAILITGATGCLGGGITRQLLAAGVRVIGQGRDLRAGAEMVQQGAEFLPLDLCDPVPLEPVLAGTETVFHCAALSSAWGRARDFQALNVDATRRLLDAARDGGVKRFIFASSPSIYANGSDRLDLTEDAPLPAHFATHYARTKAESEALALSYDQPGAMRVVALRPRSIYGRGDRALMPRLLTAMRRGTLPLISGGAALIDVTHVSDAARAMVLAAAHAQKVGGRVFNITSGESWRFAQLADAAADLFGLTPRRRHLPYGVAMTIATGFEALHHLFRPDIEPVLTRQAVVSLGRSLTLDISAARADLGYRPQVTLSEGIRDYAA from the coding sequence ATGGCGATTCTGATCACAGGGGCGACAGGGTGTCTTGGCGGCGGTATCACGCGGCAGTTGCTGGCCGCAGGTGTCAGGGTCATTGGCCAGGGTCGCGATCTGCGGGCCGGCGCAGAAATGGTGCAGCAGGGCGCGGAATTTCTGCCGCTCGATCTCTGCGATCCGGTGCCGCTCGAGCCGGTTTTAGCCGGCACAGAGACTGTTTTCCACTGTGCCGCCCTGTCTTCGGCCTGGGGTCGCGCCCGCGATTTCCAGGCGCTGAATGTGGATGCAACCCGCAGGTTATTGGACGCGGCACGTGACGGCGGGGTGAAACGGTTCATCTTTGCCTCTTCCCCCAGCATCTATGCCAATGGCTCCGACCGGCTGGATCTGACCGAAGACGCGCCCCTGCCCGCACACTTTGCCACCCATTACGCCCGGACCAAGGCGGAATCCGAGGCACTGGCGCTGTCTTATGACCAGCCCGGCGCGATGCGGGTGGTGGCCCTGCGCCCCCGTTCGATCTATGGGCGCGGCGACCGGGCGCTGATGCCGCGTCTTCTGACGGCGATGCGGCGCGGGACGCTGCCCCTGATCTCGGGCGGCGCGGCGCTGATTGATGTCACCCATGTCTCGGATGCCGCGCGCGCGATGGTTCTGGCCGCAGCTCACGCCCAAAAGGTCGGAGGGCGGGTGTTCAACATCACCTCGGGCGAGAGTTGGCGGTTCGCGCAGCTTGCCGATGCGGCGGCGGATCTCTTTGGCCTCACGCCGCGCCGCAGGCACCTGCCCTATGGGGTCGCCATGACAATCGCCACCGGGTTCGAGGCCCTGCATCACCTGTTTCGCCCCGATATCGAGCCGGTGCTGACCCGCCAGGCCGTGGTCTCGCTGGGCCGCAGCCTGACGCTCGACATCTCTGCCGCACGGGCCGATCTGGGATATCGCCCGCAAGTGACCCTTTCAGAAGGGATCCGCGACTATGCTGCCTGA
- a CDS encoding RpiB/LacA/LacB family sugar-phosphate isomerase: MKLAIAGDSAGEGLAKILADHLKGKFEVSEISRTDAGPDAFYANLSDRVGSEVMAGQYDRAILVCGTGIGVCIAANKVPGIRAALTHDTYSATRAALSNNAQIITMGARVIGPELAKAIADAWLSETENFDAAGKSASNVDAIDAVGAKYNAKLSGG; encoded by the coding sequence ATGAAACTTGCAATCGCAGGCGACAGCGCCGGTGAAGGTCTCGCCAAAATCCTGGCCGATCACCTGAAAGGCAAATTCGAGGTCTCGGAAATCTCGCGCACCGATGCGGGCCCGGATGCGTTTTACGCCAACCTCTCGGACCGCGTCGGCTCCGAGGTGATGGCGGGCCAATATGACCGCGCGATCCTCGTCTGCGGCACCGGCATCGGTGTCTGCATCGCGGCGAACAAGGTGCCGGGCATCCGTGCAGCACTGACCCATGACACCTATTCCGCCACCCGCGCGGCCCTGTCGAACAATGCCCAGATCATCACCATGGGCGCGCGCGTCATCGGGCCGGAACTGGCGAAAGCCATTGCCGATGCCTGGCTCTCGGAAACCGAAAACTTCGACGCCGCCGGCAAATCCGCCAGCAATGTCGATGCCATCGACGCGGTCGGCGCGAAATATAACGCGAAGCTTTCGGGCGGCTGA
- a CDS encoding TetR/AcrR family transcriptional regulator produces the protein MSRPQRVPRAELRQAILESARGILDREGVPGLSARAIAREVGYTAASIYNVFGSMSDILMEVNRETFARLEQLFDTLPDTGTPAARLHLICQSYISFMRRNPALWSALFGGTRQRETFPAWYGEAVRGLMGRLTELLREHAPDLDDNRAMRLTEQLYVAVHGAVALEVDRRLDILTTQSAGEIAASVLDAMLSRLKPKG, from the coding sequence ATGAGCCGACCCCAGCGTGTGCCGCGGGCAGAGCTGCGCCAGGCCATCCTTGAGTCTGCACGCGGGATCCTGGATCGCGAAGGCGTCCCGGGTCTCTCGGCCCGCGCGATCGCGCGTGAGGTCGGATATACTGCGGCCTCGATCTACAATGTCTTCGGCTCGATGTCGGATATTCTGATGGAGGTGAATCGCGAGACCTTTGCCCGGCTTGAACAGCTGTTTGACACATTGCCCGACACTGGCACCCCTGCGGCGCGGCTGCATCTGATCTGCCAGAGCTATATTTCTTTCATGCGTCGCAACCCGGCTTTGTGGAGCGCGCTTTTCGGCGGTACGCGCCAGCGCGAGACTTTCCCCGCCTGGTATGGCGAGGCGGTCCGGGGCCTGATGGGGCGGTTGACAGAGCTGCTCCGCGAACATGCGCCCGATCTGGATGACAATCGTGCCATGCGGCTGACCGAGCAGCTTTATGTCGCGGTTCATGGCGCGGTGGCGCTGGAGGTGGACCGCCGGCTCGACATCCTGACCACACAAAGCGCCGGCGAGATCGCGGCTTCGGTGCTGGATGCGATGCTCAGCCGGCTCAAGCCGAAGGGCTAA
- a CDS encoding F390 synthetase-related protein: protein MTPSPLTAFLAARYGRGFRSRAEIIAWQAAGLRRLREQIMPRSPFHAPFAARRIADWPMMNKARLMEHFARINTCGIHRDQALDIALKSEESRDFSPMIGEVAVGLSTGTSGQRGLFLSDKGERALWAAVMCGRFWPAPLLSRQRIAFFLRANNALYESLSNPLMQFRFYDLLSEFEAHLPLLNQQNPTVLIAPAQILGLIAKAQAAGQIRIRPKRIISVAEVLSPEDCAVIETVFDQRPDQAYQCTEGVLGYTCRHGSLHLNERYIHFDRDVIDETTGAFCPVITDFTRQSLPILRYRLDDVLIPDPEPCPCGCASQRLKRIEGRADDILWWAGADGRPRMVPSDAIRQAVATLPVPVRDYRVIEEAGRLTVWLDTTVGEIAIPAMEHSLTRLAAGLGCIPPVMEFRTGLPADLAADPGAKRRRVLVRR from the coding sequence GTGACCCCCTCGCCCCTCACCGCCTTTCTGGCCGCACGTTACGGACGCGGCTTTCGCTCGCGCGCGGAAATCATCGCCTGGCAGGCCGCCGGGCTGCGCCGCCTGCGCGAGCAGATCATGCCGCGCTCGCCCTTTCACGCCCCCTTTGCCGCAAGGCGCATTGCGGACTGGCCAATGATGAACAAGGCCCGGCTGATGGAGCATTTTGCCCGCATCAACACCTGTGGCATTCATCGCGATCAGGCCCTGGATATAGCGCTGAAATCCGAAGAGAGCCGCGATTTTTCACCGATGATCGGCGAGGTGGCGGTGGGGCTTTCCACCGGCACCTCGGGGCAGCGCGGGCTGTTTCTCAGCGACAAAGGCGAGCGCGCGCTCTGGGCGGCGGTGATGTGCGGCCGGTTCTGGCCCGCGCCGCTTTTGTCGCGCCAGCGGATCGCGTTTTTCCTGCGCGCGAATAACGCGCTCTATGAAAGCCTTTCGAACCCGCTGATGCAGTTTCGTTTCTACGATCTTCTGTCTGAGTTCGAAGCGCATCTGCCTTTGCTGAACCAGCAGAACCCGACCGTGCTGATCGCCCCGGCGCAGATCCTCGGCCTGATCGCAAAGGCGCAGGCGGCGGGGCAGATCCGCATTCGCCCAAAGCGGATCATCTCGGTCGCCGAGGTGCTCTCTCCCGAAGATTGCGCGGTAATAGAGACTGTTTTCGACCAGCGTCCGGATCAGGCCTATCAATGCACCGAAGGCGTTCTGGGCTATACCTGTCGCCATGGATCGCTGCATCTGAACGAGCGCTATATCCATTTCGACCGCGATGTGATCGACGAAACGACCGGCGCCTTTTGCCCGGTGATCACCGATTTCACCCGGCAGAGCCTGCCGATCCTTCGCTACCGGCTGGATGATGTACTGATCCCCGATCCGGAGCCCTGCCCCTGCGGCTGCGCGAGCCAGCGGCTGAAACGGATTGAAGGGCGCGCTGATGATATCCTCTGGTGGGCCGGCGCGGATGGCAGGCCGCGCATGGTGCCCTCGGACGCGATCCGCCAGGCGGTGGCAACCCTGCCGGTGCCGGTGCGCGACTACCGGGTGATTGAAGAGGCGGGGCGGCTGACGGTCTGGCTCGACACCACGGTCGGGGAAATCGCCATCCCGGCGATGGAGCATTCGCTTACCCGCCTCGCCGCCGGCCTTGGCTGCATCCCGCCGGTGATGGAGTTCCGCACCGGATTGCCCGCCGATCTGGCCGCAGATCCGGGCGCCAAACGGCGGCGCGTGCTGGTGCGGCGCTGA
- a CDS encoding triose-phosphate isomerase translates to MAQETWTGKTWIGTNWKMHKDWAAAKRFAEGLIASDKDRDPRIQRFIIPPYLYVREIKAMLKDTSVRVGAQNMHWESEGAFTGEISPMMLKDAGLDMVELGHSERREMFGETDEGVGLKTESAIRHGLVPLICIGETLEDRNSGRASEVLAKQTRSALERLSPEQKQAEILLAYEPVWAIGVNGIPAKADYADARQAEIIAVATEVLGRRVACLYGGSVNPGNCEELIQCPHIDGLFVGRSAWEVEGYLGIMAQVSAKL, encoded by the coding sequence ATGGCACAAGAGACCTGGACCGGGAAAACCTGGATCGGCACCAACTGGAAGATGCATAAGGACTGGGCCGCAGCAAAGCGCTTTGCCGAGGGCCTGATCGCATCAGACAAAGATCGCGACCCGCGCATCCAGCGTTTCATCATCCCGCCTTATCTTTATGTGCGTGAAATCAAAGCGATGCTGAAGGACACTTCGGTCAGGGTCGGCGCGCAGAATATGCATTGGGAATCCGAGGGCGCCTTCACCGGCGAGATTTCTCCGATGATGCTGAAAGATGCGGGTCTCGATATGGTCGAGCTCGGCCATTCCGAGCGCCGCGAGATGTTTGGCGAGACCGATGAAGGCGTCGGGCTGAAGACCGAATCCGCGATCCGCCACGGCCTCGTGCCGCTCATTTGCATCGGCGAGACGCTGGAAGACCGCAATTCGGGCCGCGCGTCCGAGGTGCTCGCGAAACAGACCCGTTCTGCGCTGGAGCGCCTTTCCCCTGAACAGAAACAGGCCGAGATCCTGTTGGCCTATGAGCCGGTCTGGGCCATCGGTGTCAACGGCATCCCGGCGAAAGCCGATTATGCCGATGCGCGCCAGGCCGAAATCATCGCGGTCGCCACCGAGGTTCTGGGCCGCCGCGTGGCCTGCCTCTATGGCGGTTCGGTCAACCCCGGCAATTGCGAGGAACTGATCCAGTGCCCGCATATTGACGGTCTTTTCGTCGGTCGCTCGGCCTGGGAGGTCGAGGGCTATCTGGGTATCATGGCGCAAGTCAGCGCCAAACTGTGA
- a CDS encoding glutaminase: protein MTGRSVISGVRARRINALMLTCGHYDGSGDFAYRVGLPGKSGVGGGILAVVPGVASIAVWSPGLNANGNSLLGAEALEMLSQRMGWSVF from the coding sequence GTGACCGGGCGCTCGGTGATCTCGGGCGTCAGGGCGCGGCGGATCAATGCGCTGATGCTGACCTGCGGCCATTATGACGGCTCGGGCGATTTCGCCTACCGCGTTGGATTGCCCGGGAAAAGCGGGGTCGGAGGCGGGATCCTCGCGGTTGTGCCAGGGGTGGCCTCGATTGCCGTCTGGTCGCCGGGGCTGAACGCGAATGGCAATTCGCTCCTGGGCGCCGAGGCGCTTGAGATGTTGTCGCAGCGGATGGGCTGGTCCGTGTTCTGA
- a CDS encoding class 1 fructose-bisphosphatase, translating to MLTLPADHAPDGMRLEDHLTGKSGPVSVIRAFAEALPGIAARLAAGRLYSDPAAVIGINESGDKQKAMDDAAHHYVLPYLRDAGVRLVLSEEAEDIVTLNPDGLWDVAMDPIDGSNSIGIGAPLGMFFAVFPAKGTDFLRSGAEIVAAGYASIGHSLDYGFTLGEGVQIFGYDPQGRDFRQTHANVQLKPKASTIAYNASNQRHWAQGLQDWVCDMELGRDGPRGRDFNMRWLAAAAGELHRILIEGGAFLYPADSRKGYENGRLRTLYEAFPIAFLIEQAGGRATDGINTILTRLPEAHHEHIPLVFGATEEVDIIRDYLTR from the coding sequence ATGCTGACCCTCCCCGCTGATCACGCGCCTGACGGGATGCGTCTTGAAGATCACCTGACCGGCAAATCCGGCCCGGTTTCCGTGATCCGGGCCTTTGCAGAGGCGCTTCCCGGGATTGCGGCGCGGCTTGCGGCGGGGCGGCTTTACTCTGACCCGGCCGCGGTGATCGGCATCAATGAAAGCGGCGACAAACAGAAAGCGATGGATGACGCGGCGCATCACTATGTGCTGCCTTACTTGCGCGATGCGGGCGTCCGGCTTGTTCTGTCGGAAGAGGCCGAGGATATCGTCACCCTGAACCCGGACGGGCTCTGGGATGTGGCGATGGATCCGATTGACGGATCAAACTCCATCGGGATCGGGGCACCTCTGGGCATGTTCTTCGCGGTCTTCCCGGCCAAAGGCACCGATTTCCTGCGCTCAGGGGCTGAGATCGTGGCGGCGGGCTATGCCTCGATCGGCCATTCACTGGATTACGGCTTTACGCTGGGCGAGGGCGTTCAGATCTTTGGCTACGACCCGCAGGGGCGCGACTTCCGCCAGACCCATGCCAATGTGCAACTGAAGCCGAAGGCCTCGACAATTGCCTATAACGCCTCGAACCAGCGGCATTGGGCGCAAGGGTTGCAGGACTGGGTCTGCGATATGGAGCTTGGCCGTGACGGCCCGCGCGGGCGCGATTTCAATATGCGCTGGCTCGCGGCAGCGGCGGGGGAACTCCACCGCATCCTGATCGAGGGCGGCGCGTTTCTGTATCCCGCCGACAGCCGCAAAGGTTATGAGAACGGGCGCTTGCGCACGCTTTACGAGGCGTTTCCGATTGCCTTCCTGATCGAACAGGCGGGCGGCAGGGCGACGGATGGCATCAACACGATCCTGACCCGTCTGCCCGAGGCCCATCACGAACATATTCCGCTGGTCTTTGGCGCGACGGAAGAGGTCGATATCATCCGCGATTACCTGACGCGCTGA
- a CDS encoding sugar-binding transcriptional regulator, translated as MAPRRDIDPEESLAIRAAWLHYAGGLTQAAVAKRLGLASVKTHRLIARAVLEGAVKVTIDGDIVECVEFEDRLSRRYGLDYCEVAPDLGEEGMPLRALGMAGAGFLRREIERGETPVIGLGHGRTMQATVRQLPRINASGVSFVSLLGGLTRNYAANPHDVMHSLAEKTGAMAFVLPVPFFARSVTDREVLLSQPGVREIFDLSAGAGLKLVGIGTADAGAGLVASGMIEPREIEEITATGGAGEMLGHFFDALGREVETSLTARTLSVGFRPGGDRIVAIAGGADKHHAIRAVLASGRLSGLITDEPTARALLD; from the coding sequence ATGGCACCGCGCCGCGACATTGACCCCGAAGAAAGCCTCGCGATCCGCGCGGCCTGGCTGCATTACGCAGGCGGGCTGACCCAGGCCGCGGTGGCGAAACGGCTGGGGCTTGCATCCGTCAAGACCCATCGGCTGATCGCCCGGGCGGTGCTTGAGGGCGCGGTCAAGGTCACGATTGACGGCGACATCGTCGAATGTGTGGAATTTGAAGACCGGCTGTCGCGCCGTTACGGGCTGGATTACTGCGAAGTGGCGCCGGATCTGGGCGAAGAGGGGATGCCTCTGCGCGCCCTCGGCATGGCGGGCGCCGGGTTTTTGCGGCGCGAGATCGAACGGGGCGAAACGCCGGTGATCGGTCTGGGCCATGGCCGGACCATGCAGGCGACCGTGCGCCAATTGCCCAGGATCAATGCGTCCGGCGTCAGCTTTGTCTCGCTTCTGGGCGGGCTTACGCGAAATTACGCAGCCAATCCGCATGATGTGATGCACAGCCTGGCGGAAAAAACCGGCGCAATGGCCTTTGTGCTGCCGGTGCCGTTCTTTGCCCGCTCGGTCACGGATCGCGAGGTACTGCTGTCGCAGCCCGGCGTGCGCGAGATTTTCGACCTTTCGGCCGGGGCCGGGCTGAAACTGGTGGGGATTGGCACGGCGGATGCCGGGGCGGGGCTGGTGGCCTCGGGCATGATTGAGCCGCGCGAGATTGAAGAGATCACCGCCACCGGCGGCGCGGGCGAGATGCTGGGGCATTTCTTTGACGCGCTCGGGCGCGAGGTGGAAACCAGCCTGACCGCCCGCACGCTTTCGGTCGGGTTCCGGCCCGGGGGCGACCGCATCGTCGCCATCGCGGGCGGTGCCGACAAACACCACGCCATCCGGGCCGTGCTGGCCAGCGGCCGGCTGAGCGGGCTGATCACAGATGAGCCGACAGCGCGCGCGCTGCTGGACTGA
- a CDS encoding MBL fold metallo-hydrolase: MLPELIPFRVGYCCAPARLSRRDAGWRPIRFPAGVVLIRHPGLGDILFDTGYGPAFFEATRPFPERLYRWLTPAQLDADQRLPAQLGRHSAQIRQVVLSHLHADHIAGLFGMDPIPPVITSRKAWDHLHQGSRLATLKAGCPEGLRRRLQTLTPQFFEDFPQAAPPDGSSGLGLFHDISGTGSLLAVALPGHGHGQFGLYLPQTTSGPAFLIADAAWSRQALRDGCPPPDYTLRRLGDAAAYLATFSALADLARNRPDITFWPSHCPEAFA; the protein is encoded by the coding sequence ATGCTGCCTGAACTCATCCCGTTTCGCGTCGGATATTGCTGCGCCCCCGCCAGGCTGTCGCGCCGCGATGCGGGCTGGCGGCCCATCCGCTTTCCCGCCGGTGTCGTGCTGATCCGCCATCCGGGCCTCGGCGATATCCTGTTCGATACCGGCTACGGACCTGCCTTTTTCGAGGCAACCCGCCCCTTCCCGGAACGGCTCTACCGTTGGCTCACGCCAGCGCAACTGGACGCAGACCAGCGCCTGCCCGCTCAGCTCGGCCGCCATAGCGCACAGATCCGGCAGGTGGTGCTCTCACATCTCCATGCCGATCATATCGCAGGGCTGTTCGGGATGGATCCGATCCCGCCCGTCATCACCTCGCGCAAAGCCTGGGATCATCTGCACCAGGGCAGCCGCCTCGCCACGCTGAAAGCGGGGTGTCCCGAAGGGCTCAGGCGGCGGCTTCAGACTCTGACACCGCAGTTTTTCGAAGATTTCCCGCAGGCCGCGCCCCCGGATGGCAGCAGCGGCCTGGGATTGTTTCACGACATTTCCGGCACTGGCAGCCTGCTTGCAGTGGCCTTGCCCGGGCATGGTCATGGCCAGTTCGGCCTATACCTGCCCCAGACCACCAGCGGCCCGGCCTTTCTGATCGCCGATGCGGCCTGGAGCCGCCAGGCGCTGCGCGATGGCTGCCCGCCGCCCGATTACACCCTGCGCCGCCTTGGCGATGCAGCGGCCTATCTCGCCACCTTCTCGGCCCTGGCCGATCTCGCCCGGAACCGGCCCGACATCACCTTCTGGCCGTCCCATTGCCCGGAGGCCTTTGCGTGA